Proteins co-encoded in one Streptomyces sp. NBC_01283 genomic window:
- a CDS encoding DsbA family protein, with the protein MSEKNREGKRAARDRLAEERERQKSRDKQRRVLIVSAAVVGVLALAAVAGLVAANSGDDKDTSGPLAVPKGATGEDQLAIPVGKDSARSTLTIWEDFRCPACKQFEDMYRKTIHELTDKGQLKVEYHLATIIDGNMGGSGSLRAANAAACAQDAGKFTPYHDVLYTNQPPETDDAFSKNSKLIELAGKVNGLVDDTFKKCVDDGKHDSWATKSNKAFQESGLKGTPSVLLDGKDIFGDQKNPLTPAKLKAKVEEASKG; encoded by the coding sequence GTGAGTGAGAAGAACCGTGAGGGAAAGCGCGCGGCCCGCGACCGGCTGGCGGAAGAGCGAGAGCGGCAGAAGTCGCGGGACAAGCAGCGCAGGGTGTTGATCGTGAGCGCTGCCGTCGTCGGCGTGCTCGCGCTCGCCGCCGTGGCCGGTCTGGTCGCTGCCAACTCGGGTGACGACAAGGACACTTCGGGTCCCTTGGCGGTCCCCAAGGGAGCGACCGGCGAGGATCAGCTCGCGATCCCCGTCGGCAAGGACAGCGCCAGGTCCACCCTCACCATCTGGGAGGACTTCCGCTGCCCCGCCTGCAAGCAGTTCGAGGACATGTACCGCAAGACGATCCACGAGCTCACCGACAAGGGTCAGCTCAAGGTCGAGTACCACCTGGCGACGATCATCGACGGGAACATGGGCGGCAGCGGCTCCCTGCGCGCGGCCAACGCGGCCGCCTGCGCCCAGGACGCCGGGAAGTTCACCCCGTACCACGACGTGCTGTACACGAACCAGCCGCCGGAGACGGACGACGCGTTCAGCAAGAACAGCAAGCTGATCGAGCTCGCGGGCAAGGTGAACGGGCTCGTCGACGACACGTTCAAGAAGTGCGTGGACGACGGCAAGCACGACAGCTGGGCCACGAAGTCGAACAAGGCCTTCCAGGAATCGGGCCTGAAGGGCACGCCGAGCGTGCTGCTCGACGGCAAGGACATCTTCGGTGACCAGAAGAATCCGCTGACCCCGGCGAAGCTGAAGGCGAAGGTCGAGGAAGCCAGCAAGGGCTAG
- a CDS encoding CoA ester lyase, which translates to MKDTPLTWLYAPGDRPAVVAKALLAGADAVIVDLEDAVGPDRKEYARAATAELLSETPAVPVHVRVNALDGPLADADLGAIAHLPGVSGLRLPKVTCPTDVVRVAERSAPADGGAPALHALIESALGLEHAFAIATAHPALHGLSLGEADLRADLGVRDDAGLDWSRARVVVAARAAGLAPPAQSVYTDIRDLRGLAASCAHGRSLGFLGRAAIHPRQLPAIERAYLPTPEEIDHAEQVVKASTTQEGALALPDGTFVDKAVVEGARRVLDLARRRL; encoded by the coding sequence GTGAAAGACACGCCCTTGACCTGGTTGTACGCGCCCGGCGACCGGCCGGCCGTGGTGGCGAAGGCGCTGCTCGCGGGCGCCGACGCCGTCATCGTCGACCTGGAGGACGCGGTCGGCCCGGACCGCAAGGAGTACGCGCGAGCGGCGACGGCCGAACTGCTCTCCGAGACTCCCGCCGTCCCGGTCCACGTCCGCGTGAACGCCCTGGACGGTCCCTTGGCCGATGCCGACCTCGGGGCGATCGCGCACCTGCCCGGCGTCTCCGGTCTTCGCCTGCCCAAGGTGACCTGCCCCACCGACGTCGTCCGTGTCGCGGAGCGGTCGGCGCCCGCGGACGGCGGCGCCCCCGCCCTGCACGCCCTCATCGAATCGGCCCTCGGCCTGGAGCACGCCTTCGCCATCGCCACCGCGCACCCGGCCCTGCACGGGCTCTCCCTCGGCGAGGCGGACCTCCGCGCGGACCTGGGGGTACGTGACGACGCGGGCCTCGACTGGTCCCGTGCGCGGGTGGTGGTGGCCGCCAGGGCCGCGGGCCTGGCACCGCCCGCGCAGTCCGTGTACACCGACATCCGTGACCTGCGGGGCCTGGCGGCGTCCTGCGCGCACGGCCGCTCCCTGGGCTTCCTGGGCCGCGCCGCGATCCACCCCCGCCAGCTCCCCGCCATCGAGCGGGCCTATCTGCCCACGCCGGAGGAGATCGACCACGCCGAGCAGGTCGTCAAGGCGTCCACCACACAGGAGGGCGCCCTGGCACTCCCGGACGGCACGTTCGTGGACAAGGCCGTGGTGGAGGGCGCGCGGCGGGTCCTGGACCTGGCGCGGCGGCGCCTCTAG
- a CDS encoding ADP-ribosylglycohydrolase family protein → MTSPTPRGLATELLPTDLPLSERITACLVGAAVGDALGGPVEGYSPEQIVERHGGRVHGIVGPWNGDQWRTARPIAPYHKGDGHVTDDTLMTHALIRVYATVRDHLDAYAVADHLVPDLMTNPRWIPELETEAIPLHRVFLAEKWIVARIHYGHVDPREAGTGNIVNCGASMYMAPVGLVNAANPAAAYAEALDIAGAHQSSYGREAAGVFAAAVAAACAPGATPTSVIDTALSLAKDGTRAAIESAAEVAAHHRDFESALAPLRTAVIPFDTVGQDYRAPSLGARRPSRLHSIEELPIALGMLLVGDGDYRHTVLGSVNYGRDCDSIATMSGAIAGALGSGAPPEWSKTVAEASRLDLHAPAATLTEVTREIFTRDVRRRRAHESAYAALTATP, encoded by the coding sequence ATGACGTCACCAACGCCCCGGGGCCTCGCCACTGAGCTGCTCCCCACCGACCTGCCCCTCTCCGAGCGCATCACCGCCTGCCTGGTCGGAGCGGCCGTCGGAGACGCACTCGGCGGTCCCGTCGAGGGCTACTCCCCCGAGCAGATCGTCGAACGGCACGGCGGTCGCGTACACGGCATCGTCGGCCCCTGGAACGGCGACCAGTGGCGCACCGCCCGCCCGATCGCGCCCTACCACAAGGGCGACGGACACGTCACCGACGACACCCTGATGACGCACGCGCTGATCCGCGTGTACGCCACCGTCCGCGACCACTTGGACGCCTACGCGGTCGCCGACCACCTGGTCCCCGACCTCATGACGAACCCCCGCTGGATCCCGGAACTGGAGACGGAGGCCATTCCGCTGCACCGCGTCTTCCTCGCCGAGAAGTGGATCGTCGCCCGCATCCACTACGGCCACGTCGACCCGCGCGAGGCGGGCACCGGAAACATCGTCAACTGCGGTGCCTCGATGTACATGGCACCGGTCGGCCTGGTCAACGCGGCGAACCCGGCGGCCGCGTACGCCGAGGCCCTGGACATCGCGGGCGCGCACCAGTCGTCGTACGGGCGTGAGGCCGCCGGAGTCTTCGCGGCGGCGGTGGCGGCGGCCTGCGCGCCGGGCGCGACACCGACCTCGGTGATCGACACCGCCCTGTCCCTCGCGAAGGACGGAACGCGCGCCGCGATCGAGTCGGCGGCCGAAGTGGCCGCGCACCACCGGGACTTCGAGTCGGCACTGGCCCCCCTGCGCACCGCCGTCATCCCCTTCGACACGGTCGGCCAGGACTACCGCGCCCCGTCCCTCGGCGCCCGCCGCCCCTCCCGTCTGCACTCCATCGAGGAGCTCCCGATCGCGCTCGGCATGCTCCTGGTGGGCGACGGCGACTACCGCCATACGGTGCTCGGCTCGGTCAACTACGGCCGTGACTGCGACTCCATCGCGACGATGAGCGGTGCGATCGCCGGCGCCCTGGGGTCGGGCGCCCCGCCCGAGTGGTCGAAGACGGTCGCGGAGGCGAGCCGTCTGGACCTGCACGCCCCCGCGGCTACGCTCACGGAGGTCACCCGGGAGATCTTCACCCGCGACGTGCGGCGCCGCCGCGCCCACGAGTCGGCGTACGCCGCCCTCACGGCCACCCCGTGA
- a CDS encoding ADP-ribosylglycohydrolase family protein produces MIRLTWVQPEDLVGHELRQAEEEGKDARAIRSRWLAAGGHLAPARAGASPAPPSPELRAFAEELLTELSQLPPLWAAPENRAPRQAVSGRSGIGERRALRHRLHAAWLGRAAGCLLGKPVEKLPLEGIRSLAKATGNWPLTTWFTAKGLPPELATAYPWNKRSAPTSLAENIDGMPEDDDLNYPLLNLRLLQRHGRDFTTADVARLWLDELPAARTFTAERIAYRNLLGGIEPPHTATHHNPFREWIGALIRADVHGWTHPGAPAAAADSAYRDACLTHTANGVYGAMFAAATISEAAAGTGDVHHCLRAGLTVVPPDSRLSRAVRHGIQLASGERDFDRVVDTLHAAYGHHHWVHVIPNAALLAASLTHADGDFTGSITRAVSGGWDTDSNGATAGSIAGLLAGHPDALPDRWTSPLKNRLASSVPGFDGTGFDTLADLTTELATALAQERPHP; encoded by the coding sequence GTGATCCGCCTCACCTGGGTCCAGCCGGAGGACCTGGTGGGCCACGAGCTGCGCCAGGCGGAGGAGGAGGGCAAGGACGCGCGGGCGATCCGGTCCCGCTGGCTGGCGGCGGGCGGCCACCTGGCGCCCGCCAGAGCGGGCGCGTCCCCGGCCCCGCCCTCTCCGGAGCTACGGGCCTTCGCGGAAGAGCTGCTGACGGAGCTGTCCCAGCTCCCCCCGTTGTGGGCCGCACCGGAGAACAGAGCCCCGCGGCAGGCGGTTTCGGGAAGGAGCGGGATCGGGGAAAGAAGGGCCCTGCGCCACCGCCTGCACGCCGCCTGGCTGGGCAGGGCAGCGGGCTGCCTCCTGGGCAAACCAGTGGAAAAGCTCCCGCTGGAAGGCATCAGGAGTCTCGCCAAAGCCACCGGCAACTGGCCCCTGACCACGTGGTTCACGGCGAAGGGCCTCCCCCCGGAGCTCGCCACGGCCTATCCCTGGAACAAGCGCTCCGCGCCCACCTCCCTCGCCGAGAACATCGACGGCATGCCCGAGGACGACGACCTCAACTACCCCCTCCTCAACCTCCGTCTCCTCCAGCGCCACGGCAGGGACTTCACCACCGCGGACGTGGCGAGGCTCTGGCTGGACGAGCTGCCCGCCGCCCGCACCTTCACCGCCGAACGCATCGCCTACCGCAACCTCCTCGGCGGCATCGAGCCCCCGCACACCGCCACCCACCACAACCCCTTCCGCGAATGGATCGGCGCCCTGATCCGCGCCGACGTCCACGGCTGGACCCACCCCGGCGCCCCCGCGGCGGCAGCCGACAGCGCGTACCGCGACGCGTGCCTCACCCACACCGCCAACGGCGTGTACGGCGCGATGTTCGCGGCGGCCACCATCTCCGAGGCGGCGGCAGGCACCGGAGACGTCCACCACTGCCTGCGCGCGGGCCTCACCGTCGTACCGCCGGACTCACGTCTGTCCCGCGCGGTTCGCCACGGCATCCAACTCGCATCGGGGGAAAGGGACTTCGACCGGGTCGTGGACACCCTGCACGCCGCCTACGGCCACCACCACTGGGTGCACGTCATCCCCAACGCCGCCCTCCTGGCCGCCTCCCTCACCCACGCCGACGGCGACTTCACCGGCTCCATCACGCGCGCCGTCTCCGGCGGCTGGGACACCGACTCGAACGGCGCGACCGCGGGGTCGATCGCGGGTCTGCTCGCGGGCCACCCGGACGCGCTGCCCGACCGCTGGACGTCCCCGCTCAAGAACCGCCTCGCCAGCTCCGTCCCGGGCTTCGACGGCACCGGCTTCGACACCCTCGCCGACCTCACCACCGAACTCGCCACCGCACTCGCCCAGGAGAGACCCCACCCATGA
- the trpB gene encoding tryptophan synthase subunit beta, translating into MSSEYFHPDPEGQVPTAEGYFGAFGGKFIPEALVAAVDEVAVEYDKAKNDPEFARELDDLLVNYTGRPSSLTEVPRFAEHAGGARIFLKREDLNHTGSHKINNVLGQALLTKRMGKTRVIAETGAGQHGVATATACALFGLECTIYMGEIDTERQALNVARMRMLGAEVIAVKSGSRTLKDAINEAFRDWVANVDRTHYLFGTVAGPHPFPAMVRDFHRVIGVEARRQILERAGRLPDAAVACVGGGSNAIGLFHAFIPDAGVRLIGCEPAGHGIETGEHAATLSAGEPGILHGSRSYVLQDEEGQITEPYSISAGLDYPGIGPEHAYLKDSGRGEYRAVTDDAAMQALRLLSRTEGIIPAIESAHALAGALEIGKELGKDGLLIINLSGRGDKDMDTAARYFGLYDTDAAVEADAAGTGAEIEGDAK; encoded by the coding sequence ATGTCCAGCGAGTACTTCCACCCAGACCCAGAGGGTCAAGTCCCCACCGCCGAGGGCTACTTCGGCGCATTCGGCGGCAAGTTCATCCCGGAGGCCCTCGTCGCCGCCGTGGACGAGGTCGCCGTCGAGTACGACAAGGCCAAGAACGACCCCGAGTTCGCCCGCGAGCTCGACGACCTCCTGGTCAACTACACCGGCCGCCCGAGCAGCCTCACCGAGGTGCCCCGGTTCGCCGAACACGCCGGTGGCGCCCGGATCTTCCTCAAGCGCGAGGACCTGAACCACACCGGCTCGCACAAGATCAACAACGTGCTCGGCCAGGCCCTGCTCACCAAGCGCATGGGCAAGACCCGCGTCATCGCGGAGACCGGCGCCGGACAGCACGGCGTCGCCACGGCCACCGCCTGTGCGCTCTTCGGCCTCGAGTGCACCATCTACATGGGCGAGATCGACACCGAGCGCCAGGCCCTGAACGTGGCCCGCATGCGCATGCTCGGCGCCGAGGTCATCGCCGTGAAGTCCGGCAGTCGCACCCTGAAGGACGCCATCAACGAGGCGTTCCGCGACTGGGTCGCCAATGTGGACCGCACGCACTACCTCTTCGGGACCGTCGCGGGCCCGCATCCCTTCCCCGCCATGGTGCGCGACTTCCACCGCGTCATCGGCGTGGAGGCCCGCCGCCAGATCCTGGAGCGCGCCGGACGCCTGCCCGACGCCGCCGTGGCCTGCGTGGGCGGCGGCTCGAACGCCATCGGCCTCTTCCACGCCTTCATCCCGGACGCCGGTGTCCGCCTCATCGGGTGCGAGCCCGCGGGCCACGGCATCGAGACCGGCGAGCACGCGGCCACGCTGAGCGCCGGCGAGCCCGGCATCCTGCACGGCTCGCGGTCGTACGTCCTCCAGGACGAGGAAGGGCAGATCACCGAGCCCTACTCGATCTCCGCCGGACTCGACTACCCGGGCATCGGTCCCGAGCACGCCTACCTCAAGGACAGCGGCCGCGGCGAGTACCGCGCGGTCACCGACGACGCGGCCATGCAGGCCCTGCGCCTCCTGTCGCGCACCGAGGGCATCATCCCGGCCATCGAGAGCGCCCACGCCCTCGCCGGGGCCCTGGAGATCGGCAAGGAGCTCGGCAAGGACGGGCTGCTGATCATCAACCTGTCCGGGCGCGGCGACAAGGACATGGACACGGCCGCGCGCTACTTCGGCCTGTACGACACGGACGCCGCCGTGGAGGCGGACGCGGCCGGCACCGGCGCGGAGATCGAGGGGGACGCGAAGTGA
- the trpA gene encoding tryptophan synthase subunit alpha, with amino-acid sequence MSGNIRLLDDTLAAAKSEGRSALIAYLPAGFPTVDGGIAAIKAVFEGGADVVEVGLPHSDPVLDGPVIQTADDIALKAGLKIADVMRTVREAYEATGKPVLVMTYWNPIDRYGVERFTAELAEAGGAGCILPDLPVQESGLWREHAEKHGLATVFVVAPSSKDERLATITAAGSGFVYAASLMGVTGTRESVGEQAQELVRRTKATTDLPVCVGLGVSNARQAAEVAGFADGVIVGSAFVQRMLDAENANDTAAGLAAVRALASDLAQGVRGNA; translated from the coding sequence GTGAGCGGCAACATCAGGCTGTTGGACGACACCCTCGCGGCGGCGAAGTCCGAGGGACGCTCCGCCCTCATCGCCTACCTCCCGGCCGGGTTCCCGACCGTGGACGGCGGCATCGCGGCGATCAAGGCCGTCTTCGAGGGCGGCGCCGACGTCGTGGAGGTCGGCCTCCCGCACAGCGACCCGGTCCTCGACGGCCCCGTCATCCAGACCGCCGACGACATCGCGCTCAAGGCGGGCCTCAAGATCGCCGACGTGATGCGCACGGTGCGCGAGGCGTACGAGGCGACCGGCAAGCCGGTGCTCGTCATGACGTACTGGAACCCGATCGACCGCTATGGCGTCGAGCGCTTCACCGCCGAGCTCGCCGAGGCGGGCGGCGCGGGCTGCATCCTGCCCGACCTGCCCGTCCAGGAGTCGGGCCTGTGGAGGGAGCACGCCGAGAAGCACGGCCTTGCGACGGTCTTCGTCGTCGCGCCGAGCAGCAAGGACGAGCGCCTCGCCACCATCACGGCGGCCGGTTCCGGCTTCGTGTACGCGGCGTCGCTGATGGGCGTCACGGGCACCCGTGAGTCCGTCGGCGAGCAGGCGCAGGAACTGGTGCGGCGCACCAAGGCCACCACCGACCTGCCGGTCTGTGTCGGCCTCGGGGTCTCCAACGCCCGCCAGGCCGCCGAGGTCGCGGGCTTCGCCGACGGCGTGATCGTCGGTTCGGCCTTCGTCCAGCGGATGCTGGACGCCGAGAACGCCAACGACACGGCCGCAGGCCTTGCCGCCGTCCGTGCGCTCGCGAGTGACCTCGCCCAGGGAGTTCGCGGCAACGCGTAA
- the trpM gene encoding tryptophan biosynthesis modulator TrpM yields MTAFARLAPGCRPRGCRAPARRVHGRRVRYVIGDEPGQVNGMRWPSAPSGARGTARPATASRRPDEPSALHGA; encoded by the coding sequence ATGACCGCCTTCGCCCGCCTCGCACCCGGCTGCCGCCCCCGCGGCTGCCGGGCGCCCGCGCGGCGCGTGCACGGCCGCAGGGTGCGGTACGTCATCGGCGATGAGCCGGGTCAGGTGAACGGGATGCGATGGCCGAGCGCCCCGTCAGGGGCGCGGGGAACTGCGCGACCAGCCACGGCGTCGCGTCGGCCGGACGAACCGTCCGCCCTTCACGGCGCGTAG
- the rbsK gene encoding ribokinase: MTHIAVLGSTNMDLVAYVAKAPQRGETITGREFRTLPGGKGANQAVAAARAGADAVSMIGAVGADAFGAQLRSALEHSGVDTDLLRTVDTATTGTAHIVVDDEGGNAIVVIPGANATLTALAPGDEGLIASADTLLLQLEIPVEGVLAAARAARRHGVRTVLTPAPAQPLPPELLDAIDLLVPNEHEAATLTGLTDPHAAARSLLSQVPEVVVTLGSRGSLYAARDAEPVMVAAPHVTAVDTTGAGDTFVGTLAVALAEGGTVPDALAWASSAAALSVQRPGASASMPFRSEIDTQTNGGAS; encoded by the coding sequence ATGACCCACATCGCCGTGCTCGGCAGCACGAACATGGACCTCGTCGCGTACGTCGCCAAGGCACCGCAGCGCGGGGAGACCATCACCGGGCGCGAGTTCCGTACGCTCCCCGGCGGCAAGGGCGCCAACCAGGCCGTCGCCGCGGCCCGCGCGGGCGCCGACGCCGTGTCGATGATCGGCGCGGTCGGCGCCGACGCTTTCGGCGCCCAACTGCGCAGCGCACTCGAACACTCCGGGGTCGACACCGACCTCCTGCGCACCGTCGACACCGCGACCACCGGCACCGCGCACATCGTGGTCGACGACGAGGGCGGCAACGCCATCGTCGTCATCCCCGGCGCCAACGCCACGCTCACCGCGCTCGCCCCCGGCGACGAGGGCCTGATCGCCTCCGCCGACACCCTGCTGCTCCAGCTGGAGATCCCCGTCGAGGGGGTGCTCGCCGCCGCGCGGGCCGCCCGCAGGCACGGCGTGCGCACCGTCCTCACACCTGCGCCCGCCCAGCCGCTGCCTCCCGAACTCCTCGACGCCATCGACTTGTTGGTGCCGAACGAGCACGAGGCGGCCACCCTCACCGGCCTGACCGACCCGCACGCCGCCGCCCGCTCGCTCCTCTCCCAGGTCCCCGAGGTCGTCGTCACGCTCGGCTCGCGCGGCAGCCTGTACGCGGCCCGGGACGCCGAGCCGGTCATGGTGGCGGCCCCGCACGTCACCGCCGTCGACACGACCGGCGCCGGCGACACCTTCGTCGGCACCCTCGCGGTGGCGCTGGCCGAAGGCGGAACCGTGCCGGACGCGCTCGCGTGGGCGTCGTCCGCCGCCGCGCTCTCCGTCCAGCGCCCGGGGGCGTCGGCGTCCATGCCGTTCCGCTCCGAGATCGACACCCAGACGAACGGCGGCGCGTCATGA
- a CDS encoding CaiB/BaiF CoA transferase family protein translates to MTSPLGGLRVLDLATLFAGPLAATMLGDFGAEVIKVEHPRKPDPSRGHGPSKDGVGLWWKLLGRNKRTMTLDLSTPGGRETLLRLAATADVIVENFRPGTLEKWDLGWEELSEANPRLVLTRVTGFGQFGPYSRRPGFGTLAEAMSGFAAITGEPDGPPTLPPFGLADSIAGLATAYAVMTALAARDRTGRGQVVDMAIIEPILTVLGPQPTWYDQLGHVQPRTGNRSTNNAPRNTYRTADGSWVAVSTSAQSIAERVMRLVGRSELISEPWFATGAERAAHADELDGAVGGWIALHTRAEVIEAFEKAEAAVAPIQDVRDVMTDPQYAALDTVTTVDDPELGPLRMQNVLFRLSETPGSIDWAGRPHGADTAEVLTELGLTEGEIADLREEGAL, encoded by the coding sequence ATGACGTCACCCCTCGGCGGCCTGCGCGTCCTCGATCTTGCGACGCTCTTCGCGGGCCCGCTCGCCGCCACGATGCTCGGCGACTTCGGCGCGGAGGTCATCAAGGTCGAGCACCCGCGCAAGCCCGACCCGTCCCGTGGGCACGGCCCGTCGAAGGACGGCGTCGGACTCTGGTGGAAGCTCCTGGGCCGCAACAAACGCACGATGACCCTCGACCTCTCCACTCCCGGCGGTCGCGAGACCCTCCTGCGGCTGGCCGCGACGGCGGACGTGATCGTCGAGAACTTCCGTCCGGGCACCCTGGAGAAGTGGGACCTGGGCTGGGAGGAGCTGAGCGAGGCGAACCCGCGTCTCGTCCTTACCCGCGTCACGGGCTTCGGCCAGTTCGGCCCGTACTCCCGCCGCCCCGGCTTCGGCACCCTCGCGGAGGCGATGAGCGGCTTCGCCGCGATCACCGGCGAGCCGGACGGGCCGCCGACCCTGCCGCCCTTCGGCCTCGCCGACTCGATCGCGGGCCTGGCGACGGCGTACGCGGTGATGACGGCGCTCGCGGCCCGTGACCGGACCGGCAGGGGCCAGGTGGTGGACATGGCGATCATCGAGCCGATCCTCACGGTCCTTGGCCCGCAGCCCACCTGGTACGACCAGCTCGGCCACGTCCAGCCCCGCACGGGCAACCGCTCCACGAACAACGCGCCCCGCAACACCTACCGCACCGCGGACGGCAGTTGGGTCGCCGTCTCCACTTCGGCCCAGTCGATCGCGGAGCGCGTGATGCGCCTGGTGGGCCGATCGGAGCTGATCTCCGAACCCTGGTTCGCGACGGGCGCGGAGCGCGCGGCCCACGCGGACGAGCTCGACGGCGCCGTCGGCGGCTGGATCGCCCTGCACACCCGCGCCGAGGTGATCGAGGCCTTCGAGAAGGCGGAGGCGGCGGTCGCCCCCATCCAGGACGTACGGGACGTGATGACCGATCCCCAGTACGCCGCTCTGGACACCGTCACCACCGTCGACGACCCGGAGCTCGGCCCGCTGCGCATGCAGAACGTCCTCTTCCGCCTCTCGGAGACCCCGGGCTCGATCGACTGGGCGGGCCGCCCGCATGGAGCGGACACGGCGGAGGTTCTGACCGAACTGGGCCTGACGGAAGGGGAGATCGCGGACCTGCGCGAGGAGGGCGCGCTGTGA
- the lgt gene encoding prolipoprotein diacylglyceryl transferase — MDLAFIPSPSRGVVELGPIPLRGYAFCIIIGVFVAVWLGNKRWIARGGRPGTVADISVWAVPFGLVGGRLYHVITDYQLYFSEGRDWVDAFKIWEGGLGIWGAIAFGAVGAWIGCRRRGIPLPAWADALAPGIAFAQAIGRWGNWFNQELYGKATDLPWALKITSAEDGRVPGTYHPTFLYESLWCIGVGFLVIWADRRFKLGHGRAFALYVASYCAGRGWIEYMRVDDAHHVLGLRLNVWTAIAVFILAVVYFVLSAKKRPGREEIVEPVPDGEGASDDDHNKDAAKADLSQDSKEPEDSKDSKDKDGAGAESAKKG, encoded by the coding sequence ATGGACCTTGCCTTCATTCCCAGCCCGTCGCGCGGTGTGGTCGAACTCGGACCCATTCCGCTGCGCGGCTACGCGTTCTGCATCATCATCGGCGTCTTCGTCGCCGTCTGGCTCGGCAACAAGCGGTGGATCGCTCGCGGGGGCCGCCCAGGCACCGTGGCCGACATCTCCGTCTGGGCCGTGCCGTTCGGCCTCGTCGGCGGGCGTCTCTACCACGTGATCACGGACTACCAGCTGTACTTCAGCGAGGGCCGTGACTGGGTGGACGCCTTCAAGATCTGGGAGGGCGGCCTCGGTATCTGGGGCGCGATCGCGTTCGGCGCGGTCGGCGCCTGGATCGGCTGTCGCCGGCGCGGCATCCCGCTGCCCGCCTGGGCCGACGCCCTCGCCCCCGGCATCGCCTTCGCCCAGGCCATCGGCCGCTGGGGCAACTGGTTCAACCAGGAGCTGTACGGCAAGGCCACGGATCTGCCGTGGGCGCTGAAGATCACGTCGGCGGAGGACGGCCGGGTCCCCGGCACGTACCACCCGACGTTCCTCTACGAGTCGCTCTGGTGCATCGGCGTCGGCTTCCTCGTCATCTGGGCCGACCGCCGCTTCAAGCTGGGCCACGGCCGGGCGTTCGCACTGTACGTCGCCTCGTACTGCGCCGGGCGCGGCTGGATCGAGTACATGCGCGTCGACGACGCGCACCACGTGCTCGGCCTGCGCCTGAACGTCTGGACCGCCATCGCGGTGTTCATCCTCGCCGTCGTGTACTTCGTGCTCTCCGCGAAGAAGCGCCCCGGACGCGAGGAGATCGTCGAGCCCGTGCCTGACGGCGAGGGCGCCTCGGACGACGACCACAACAAGGACGCGGCCAAGGCCGACCTGTCCCAGGACTCCAAGGAACCCGAGGACTCCAAGGACTCCAAGGACAAGGACGGCGCAGGAGCCGAGTCCGCCAAGAAGGGCTGA